The sequence ATCTTCGCCACCCTGAATCCGCGCTACACCCCGTAGAATCAATCACTTGCGGGGTTTTCGACCGAACACTACATAGGTATTCGAGCGCTGGTTGGATGTAATGCTGAGCCAGGGTCCTCATGTCGCCCGCGGGAAGCGCAGCCATTGCATCCTTGATTACGCTGTCCAAGTCTGTCTCGCCGATTCCGACCAAATCGAGCGCGGCTCGGAGGCGCGCAGGATGGTCGGTACTGCTCTCAATGAAACTGCGCATCGCGGTGACGGTCTTGGACCTGATCGCCGTGGGCATTAGGTCCACGTATTCGCGGACAACTTGCTCGAACGTCTGTGGATCCATCGATTTCAGGACGACGGTCAGCATGGTTTCAGACCTAGTCCACATAAGGCCTTCGACCGCAGCCTTTTTCACCACGATGCTGTCGTCGTCAACAGCGAAAATCGCGACATCGCCATCCATGCGATGATGAAGCAGCTCCGAGACGAAATCCGCTCGCGCCTCCTCTGTCCAGCCGCGCACCTCATCGCGCCACTTCTGCCCAAGCGACGAGACTCGGAGATCCGGCCACAGCCGGTACGTTTCAAGCCGCGTTTGCTGGTCGTTGTCCGAGAGGAGCGGCACGATGATGTCGCTGAAGTCGTCGTGGGCGGCGGCGAGCATTGCAGCGACCGCATAGTGGCGGTAGTTGCCGTCGGGGAATGCATAGACGGTGCGGAAGCGCTCGCCGACGAGGGCGCGGACCTTGTCCCAAACACCGAGGCCGCAAAGCTGCGCTAGTTCGCCGGCAAATACGAGATCGACGGCAAGGGCCATCTCCACCAACTTGGCGCCGGCGCGCGTATTCTTCTCGTTGGTTCCGCCATCATCAGCCGGCTCGGCGCAGGCTTCAGCGATCATGCGTAGTGGTTCGGCCCATGCTGGGTCGTTTACGTAGTCGACCGCGAAGCGGTCGGTTACATTGTAGTCATCTAGTAGGTTGAAGAGCTGCTCGCGAATGTCGAGCGCAGCGAAGTACTCCTGAAGTTGCTGATGCTCGAACCGAAACGCCACCTCTGGATAGTCAACACGCTCGAGAAGATGGTGACCCGCGAGCGCCGCTAGGATGGTCGGTGGTCCCACGAGGTCGATCTGCCCATTATTCGCAAGTTCGCCTGAAACGGCGGCAACCGTGGCGCAGGCATCAGCCTCGGTCAATAGCACCGCACCGCAGCGGGTCATCTCAGTTGCAAGGGCCTTCAGATAATCCACTTGGTGGCCGAAGATCGGTGGTGCTTGCAGCGCGTTTCTATGTTCGTCGCGTTCTGCCTGCACGCCGACGACCTGGGCAAGGACACCGATTCTCGTGGAGGGAATCGCGGCATCCACCTCAAACAGTGAAGCGACTACCGAAAGAATGAACGGCGTGAGGGTCAGCTCGTCGAGGGACAGGTCCGCGTCGAGGCGGGTGAGAAGTGCAGTTCCTTGGTCGCCAAGGCGAGCTACGAGGTACGCTTTACGCTGCGCCCTGCGAAGGTGCAACAACCGCACGCGTAGTGCGCCGGGCAACGGCGGCGTCAAGTGGTGCGTGCGGGTTGCGACGATGATACCGGCGCTCGGGAAATGGCGTTCGAGTTCTCGGAGTGCTGCGTTGGCATGCGCGGAATTCGACTCCGCGATCTCGTTCCAGCCGTTCAACAAGAACAAGAGCGGTTCTGTCTGCTGCACGCGTGCAAGGTCGGTGGCCGTAAGCCCTGCAGCCAGGAAATCAGGCATCCCGGCGATGTACTCGAGAATTCCTTGGCGCGATGACGTCCAAGCCGGAAAGTCGACCAACAGGGGCGTGCCAGCGTTGCGCGGGCGTTGTGCAAGCTGTACTAACGTCGTCGTCTTTCCGCGGCCAGCGGGCCCTTCGAGAACGATGCGGCGGCTCTGGGACAGCAACTGGTCGATCTGCTCAAGCGACAGCTCGTCCGAGGATTCCGCGCCCTTCGGATCAAGCCGCACCGCCGCGAGATCGACAAGCGGCTGTCCTTGTGTTCTGCGGGCCCAAGCGCGCGTGACCGCGACTGCAGCCCCCCGAGTTCTGTCAATGACATCGGCGAGTTGCGTTCCAGAATCGACATCGAGGCGGAGGAAGCGGGGACCGAGGTCGGCGTTCTCCGGGATCATCAGCAGAGTGATGATCTCCTCGCGTCCGATGATGAGGAGCTCGAGACGGTGTTCGTGCTGAAGTTCGTTTTCCCACTTCATTCGGTCGGCGTTGCCGACTTTGCCGGCCGTCACGAAGAGGAGCTGCCTCAATTCAGGGAACTTGGTCCTTGCGGTCTGTGCGTCGGAAGAGATTTTCTTCAGCGTCGGCGTGATTGAGGCGGCGAGTCCCTTGCCGACTCCCTCCGGGGTCTGGCTCGGAGGCGCGTAGGCGTCGAGGCCGAAGTCCTTCTTTCGCTCGTGGGCAATGAGTTGGGGCCAACGCTTCTTGCCGAGTACTACCGCGAGGGCTTGAAAACGCATCCCCTCCTCATGTGAGACGAGGTCATCGAGAGCTCGTTCGATGGCGGTTCTGGAAATGGCCACTGGTTCCTCGCACTACCGCCGGGCAGCTCACTTCGTCACGTACTCCGCCCACCGGTCCATCAGGCCACGGCGCTTGTCGAACAGGTCCGAGCGGGCGTACGAGCGCTCGACGGCACTTCCTACCTGGTGCGCCAGCGCCGCCTCGGCCACCGCATGCGGCACGCTTGTCTGCTCGCTCGCCCAGTCGCGGAACGAGGAGCGGAAGCCGTGCACCGTGCAGCGGTCGCCATAGAGTTGCTTCATGGCGGTCTTCAGCGTCGACGGGCATAGCTGTTTGCTGGCGCGTATCGGGGACGGGAAGCACAAGCCAGCCGGACTGTGCAGGCTCCTGACGCGCTCCAGCGTGTCCGTGGCGGCACGCGACAATGGCACTCTGTGCTCGCGTCCCGCCTTCATGCGCTCAGCCGATATCCGCCATTCCGCTGCCTCGAGGTCCATCTCGCTCCACCGGGCGCCGCGTGCCTCGCCTGAGCGAACGGCGGTCAGTATCGTGAACCGAAGACAGGCCTTTACGACGTCGCTCGCCCCGGAAGCGGCGATCGTGTGCATTGCGGCTCCTACCTCCTGGTAAGGCAGCGCCGCGTGGTGTTTCTGGGCGTTCCGACCGGATGGCAACGCCGCGCCGATGCCGTCGGCGACATTGAACTCCACGTACTCGCCAGCCACGGCCCACGCCAGCGCCCCACGGATCCACCCGTGCAGCTTCGACCCGGTGGCCGGCTTCTCGGCCAGGACCGGGACCAGGATGGCGATCACGTCCGGCCGCCGGATCTGGTCGATGCGGCGGGGCATGAGGGAACCGCAGTATCTCTCCAGCGCGTTCCGCCGGTTCTTCGCCCCGTCGCCCTTCCACGTTGCGGTCTCGGCGACCCGCTCGCACGCGGTGCGGAACGTGGGGATCCTCGACTGTCGCACGCTCGCCGTCGGGTCCCCGCCACGGCGGGCCAACTGGCGGTTGGCGAAGGCGGCCGCGCGTGCCTCGGCGAGCCCGACGTATGGATAGCCGCCGAGCCCGAGGTCGCGGCGCCTGCCGTCGACGGTCAAGCGCTGGACCCAGTGGCGGCTTCGGCCGCCGGGCTCGACGACGATGAAGAGGGTGCCGCCGTCGCCGTGTCGTCCTGGGGGCAAGGCGGCGATCTGCTTGGCTCTGAGTCGTCCTGCCATGCGGATCCTCCGTCGTTGTGCATACCACGAATATACCACGATTTGATCTGGAACAGGCGGAATATGTTCGGAGGAAGGTAGACAGACCCCCACGCTATACTCAATAAAAACGGGGGATTCCGACTCTCTTCGGACGACTACGGATTACTATGGCGTTCTGGCAGCGCGAAGGCGACCAGGCGCGGGCCGCCGCCGACGGTCAGCGCGATGTACTGCCGGCCGTCGAGCAGGTAGGTCATCGGCGTGCCGATGGCCCCGCTCGGCAGGTCGACCGAGGCCAACTCCGTCCCGTCCGTCTTGTCGTAGGCGACGATCCGCGGGCCGTTGTTCGTCCCCCCGGCGGTGAGGCAGTAGATCAGCAGCGTCTTCGTCAGCAGCGGGCCGTTGCTGCCGTTGTCGCCGCCGAGCGGCGGCAGGTTCAGGTGCCGCAGCCGCGGGTGGTTGCGGTAGCGGTCGCCGTTGCCGGTCGGCACCCACCAGGCATGCTCGCCGGTGTTCAGGTCGATGGCGGTCATGCGCGAATAGGGCGGCTTGAGCAGCGGCAGCCCTTGCGGCATCTGCGGGCTGTCGCGGATGGCGCCGCGCCGGGCCAGCCGCTCGTCCTCCGGGGCGCCGTGGGTGTAGGCCACGGTCGCGCCCAGCGCCGGGTCGGGTTCGTACAGCGGGATCACCGTGGCCTGGTTGCGCGACGGGATGTAGAGCATCCCGGTCTCGGGATCGACCGCCGCGCCGGCCCAGCCGGCCGTGCCGCCGTCGGGCGGGCGCATGATGGTGCCCCGCGTGACCCCCTCGATCGGCCGGTCGAGCGGCGTGAACAGCGGTCCGAGCCGGAAGCCCTCGACCGCTTCGATCGCCATCTGCCGGACCTCCGGCGTGAAGTCGACCAGGTCGTCGATGGTGACGCCCTGGTAGTCGAACGGGGCCGGCTTCGTCGGGAAGGGCTGCGTCGGCGACGGCACCTCACCCGGCATGTTGGTCTCCGTCGGCACCGGACGCTCCTCGATCGGCCAGATCGGATCGCCGGTGACGCGGTCGAAGACGTAGACGAAGCCCTGCTTGCTCACCTGCGCGATCGCCTTGATCGGGCGGCCGTCCACCACGACGTCGACCAGGTTCGGATGCGTGGGGAAGTCGTAGTCCCACAGCCCGTGGTGGACCGCCTGGAAGTGCCACTCGCGCTCGCCGGTCTCCACGTCGACCGCGATCAGCGTTTCGGAGAAGAGGTTGTCGCCGAGCCGGTCGGCCCCGTAGTAGTCGTTCGTGGTCGTTCCGGTCGGCAGGTAGACGTGGCCCAGCTCGTTGTCGCCGGCCAGCATCGACCAGACGTTGGCGTTGCCCGAGTAGCGCCAGGACTGGTTCAGCCAAGTGTCGGCCCCGAACTCGTCGGCGCTGTTGGGCACGGTGTGGAAGTCCCAGGCGTGCTCGCCGGTGCGCACGTCCCAGGCCCGGACCCAGCCCGGGATCGCTTCCTTGGTGATCCGGCGGTCGGCGACGTGCGATCCGTGGATCACCCTGTCGCGGACGACGATCGGCGGCGAGTGGATCCCGTAGAGCAGGGCGTTCAGGTAGTCGCGCTCGCCGCGGTTGGCGCGCGGGACGCCGTTCATGGCGTCGACCATGCCGCTGCCGTTCGGACCGAAGTCGGCGCAGGGCTGCCCGGTCTTCGCGTCGACGCACACCAGATAGCCGTTGCCGGTGCCCCAGAAGATGCGCTCGTCGTCTTCGCCGTCGGTCCAGTAGGCGACGCCCCGCTGGCGCCACGTCCCGGTCATCGTCGTCGTGCCCTCTTCGTAGCTCTTGGGGTTGAAGACCCACAGCGTCTCGCCGGTCTCGGCGTCGACGGCGACGCCCTGCGACAGCGGCGTGTTGAAATAGAGGACGCCGCCGACCATCAGCGGCGTGGCCTGGAACCCGGTCGGGCTCGGCAGGTGGCCGGTCCGGTAGAGGTTGGGGGTCTCCGCGACGAGCGCCTCGACCACGGCGTCGAGCGGGGCCCACCACTCGCCGCCCCCCGGCGTGGTCTTGCTGACGCGGTGGTCGACCGACGTCCACTCCCAGGCCAGCTCCAGGTCGGCGAAGTTGTCCGCGTCGATCTGATCCAGCGGCGAGTACTTCTTGCCCCCGATGTCGCCGGCGTAGCTGCGCCACTCGCCGTCGGAAGTGTCGTAGGTCTGCCACGGACCCGGAGCGCTGTCCTGCTGCGCGTGGGCGGGCGGCACTGCCCAGAGCAGGGCCGCGAGCAGGAGAACCGGCGCGAAACGCATCGACTGGCGCATGGTGAAACCTCTTTGCGGGCCGCGGCGTCCGCGGCGTGAACACGGTCGGGCCTTCTATGAGTGCAGGCAATCGTACACCGGTACAATGCGCCATGCCTGCTCCCGGTGCGCCGGCCGCGAGGAAGGCCGCCGCCAGGCCGACGGGCGGAAAGGTGGTCCTCCTCGCCGGCGGCAACCCCCGGATCGCGAAGGCCGACGGCGACGCCCCCGTGCAGGCCTACATCGCGGCGATGCCGGGCTGGAAGCGCGATCTCGGGCGCCGTCTCGACGAGCTCATCGTGCGCACCGTGCCCGCCGTGCGCAAGTGCGTGCGGTGGAACTCGCCCTTCTACGGCGTCGAGGGCCAAGGCTGGTTCCTGAACGTCCACGTCTTCACCCGCTACGTCAAGGTGACCTTCTTCCGCGGCGCGTCGCTGCGACCTGTGCCCCCCGGCTCCGGCAAGGACGAGAACTCGCGCTGGGTCGACATCCGCGAGGACGGCCTGGACGAGGCGCAGATGGCGACGTGGATCCGGCAGGCGGCCGCCCTGCCCGGCTGGGATTTGACGTAGCAGGAGTAATGCCACTGTGTGAAGGGGCGGCCCAACCCGTCGACTACCAGAGGAGCGCCGTGTTCTTCCA comes from Acidobacteriota bacterium and encodes:
- a CDS encoding NACHT domain-containing protein, coding for MAISRTAIERALDDLVSHEEGMRFQALAVVLGKKRWPQLIAHERKKDFGLDAYAPPSQTPEGVGKGLAASITPTLKKISSDAQTARTKFPELRQLLFVTAGKVGNADRMKWENELQHEHRLELLIIGREEIITLLMIPENADLGPRFLRLDVDSGTQLADVIDRTRGAAVAVTRAWARRTQGQPLVDLAAVRLDPKGAESSDELSLEQIDQLLSQSRRIVLEGPAGRGKTTTLVQLAQRPRNAGTPLLVDFPAWTSSRQGILEYIAGMPDFLAAGLTATDLARVQQTEPLLFLLNGWNEIAESNSAHANAALRELERHFPSAGIIVATRTHHLTPPLPGALRVRLLHLRRAQRKAYLVARLGDQGTALLTRLDADLSLDELTLTPFILSVVASLFEVDAAIPSTRIGVLAQVVGVQAERDEHRNALQAPPIFGHQVDYLKALATEMTRCGAVLLTEADACATVAAVSGELANNGQIDLVGPPTILAALAGHHLLERVDYPEVAFRFEHQQLQEYFAALDIREQLFNLLDDYNVTDRFAVDYVNDPAWAEPLRMIAEACAEPADDGGTNEKNTRAGAKLVEMALAVDLVFAGELAQLCGLGVWDKVRALVGERFRTVYAFPDGNYRHYAVAAMLAAAHDDFSDIIVPLLSDNDQQTRLETYRLWPDLRVSSLGQKWRDEVRGWTEEARADFVSELLHHRMDGDVAIFAVDDDSIVVKKAAVEGLMWTRSETMLTVVLKSMDPQTFEQVVREYVDLMPTAIRSKTVTAMRSFIESSTDHPARLRAALDLVGIGETDLDSVIKDAMAALPAGDMRTLAQHYIQPALEYLCSVRSKTPQVIDSTGCSADSGWRRSSDCRILGGDSPRIDALGQYLFAN
- a CDS encoding tyrosine-type recombinase/integrase, which codes for MAGRLRAKQIAALPPGRHGDGGTLFIVVEPGGRSRHWVQRLTVDGRRRDLGLGGYPYVGLAEARAAAFANRQLARRGGDPTASVRQSRIPTFRTACERVAETATWKGDGAKNRRNALERYCGSLMPRRIDQIRRPDVIAILVPVLAEKPATGSKLHGWIRGALAWAVAGEYVEFNVADGIGAALPSGRNAQKHHAALPYQEVGAAMHTIAASGASDVVKACLRFTILTAVRSGEARGARWSEMDLEAAEWRISAERMKAGREHRVPLSRAATDTLERVRSLHSPAGLCFPSPIRASKQLCPSTLKTAMKQLYGDRCTVHGFRSSFRDWASEQTSVPHAVAEAALAHQVGSAVERSYARSDLFDKRRGLMDRWAEYVTK
- a CDS encoding PQQ-binding-like beta-propeller repeat protein; its protein translation is MRQSMRFAPVLLLAALLWAVPPAHAQQDSAPGPWQTYDTSDGEWRSYAGDIGGKKYSPLDQIDADNFADLELAWEWTSVDHRVSKTTPGGGEWWAPLDAVVEALVAETPNLYRTGHLPSPTGFQATPLMVGGVLYFNTPLSQGVAVDAETGETLWVFNPKSYEEGTTTMTGTWRQRGVAYWTDGEDDERIFWGTGNGYLVCVDAKTGQPCADFGPNGSGMVDAMNGVPRANRGERDYLNALLYGIHSPPIVVRDRVIHGSHVADRRITKEAIPGWVRAWDVRTGEHAWDFHTVPNSADEFGADTWLNQSWRYSGNANVWSMLAGDNELGHVYLPTGTTTNDYYGADRLGDNLFSETLIAVDVETGEREWHFQAVHHGLWDYDFPTHPNLVDVVVDGRPIKAIAQVSKQGFVYVFDRVTGDPIWPIEERPVPTETNMPGEVPSPTQPFPTKPAPFDYQGVTIDDLVDFTPEVRQMAIEAVEGFRLGPLFTPLDRPIEGVTRGTIMRPPDGGTAGWAGAAVDPETGMLYIPSRNQATVIPLYEPDPALGATVAYTHGAPEDERLARRGAIRDSPQMPQGLPLLKPPYSRMTAIDLNTGEHAWWVPTGNGDRYRNHPRLRHLNLPPLGGDNGSNGPLLTKTLLIYCLTAGGTNNGPRIVAYDKTDGTELASVDLPSGAIGTPMTYLLDGRQYIALTVGGGPRLVAFALPERHSNP